A genomic segment from Halobacteriovorax sp. HLS encodes:
- a CDS encoding 3-hydroxyacyl-CoA dehydrogenase family protein, producing MQIKSVLVIGAGTMGRGIAQWFVQQGLKVELLDGNSEVTHDAIKSVNSSWEKLQAKGKFSQEEVLSFKSNLSASTWESFNKDVSLVVEAIIENLEIKTSVFKKLDDLCHEDTILSSNTSSIPISSLAKELSSARKEKFLGLHFFNPAPIMKLVEVIKGHWTNPQIITFFEQWFKEHSKEVAICNDSPGFIVNRVARNFYGEAMRVVSHYDKERITEVDTILKECGGFRMGPFELMDLIGIDINYSVTQSVWNSFYNDPRFAPHLLQKQMVDSGRIGKKVKGGFYDYE from the coding sequence ATGCAAATAAAGTCAGTTCTTGTTATAGGGGCTGGAACTATGGGGCGAGGAATCGCCCAATGGTTCGTTCAACAAGGACTTAAAGTTGAACTCTTAGATGGAAATTCAGAAGTTACTCATGATGCGATAAAAAGCGTCAATTCTTCATGGGAAAAGCTTCAAGCAAAAGGAAAGTTTTCTCAAGAAGAAGTCTTATCCTTTAAATCAAATCTAAGCGCTTCGACTTGGGAAAGTTTTAATAAAGACGTCTCACTTGTAGTCGAAGCGATTATAGAGAATCTAGAAATTAAAACTTCCGTTTTTAAAAAGCTAGATGACTTGTGCCATGAAGATACAATTCTATCTTCCAACACTAGTTCTATTCCAATTTCTAGTCTTGCAAAGGAATTATCATCTGCTAGAAAAGAGAAATTCTTAGGACTACACTTCTTTAACCCTGCGCCAATTATGAAATTGGTTGAAGTTATAAAGGGGCATTGGACTAATCCACAAATAATTACCTTTTTTGAACAATGGTTCAAAGAGCATTCCAAAGAAGTTGCCATTTGTAATGATTCTCCAGGCTTTATTGTTAATAGAGTTGCAAGAAATTTCTACGGAGAGGCCATGCGCGTAGTTTCACACTACGATAAAGAAAGGATCACAGAAGTAGATACAATCCTTAAAGAGTGTGGTGGTTTTAGAATGGGACCGTTCGAGCTGATGGACTTAATTGGCATTGATATTAATTACTCTGTAACACAGTCTGTTTGGAATAGTTTTTACAATGATCCAAGATTCGCACCTCACCTTCTTCAGAAACAGATGGTCGATAGTGGACGAATTGGTAAGAAAGTAAAGGGAGGATTCTATGACTACGAATAG
- a CDS encoding Phenylacetic acid catabolic protein, producing the protein MTTAREYTEEQKALFADIKNGKTFDKGEELPEFYKKHLKNLLWMQGDSEYSGSLGYAPWIEKAPTLQEKVIVAQIVKDEMRHASVIYKLLEDLGEDPSSHIEKVDLGYKLEEDDINIGFKRLKDDYRVNIFYYNIKHWTDFILFNFLMDRAAGHQLEDTLKSSYLPWKKGIEGIYKEEVMHLTHGDKWVKILALRSEEDKAFLQERLNIWWPRVMNVFGSTKGRTNDLYVNLGLKARTNAEVRDVFVKEIHELCAKFGLVVPEYKEEDQPKRDS; encoded by the coding sequence ATGACTACAGCTAGAGAGTACACAGAAGAACAAAAAGCATTATTTGCTGACATTAAAAATGGGAAAACTTTTGACAAAGGTGAAGAGTTACCAGAGTTTTACAAGAAGCACCTAAAGAACCTTCTATGGATGCAAGGAGACTCTGAGTATTCAGGTTCTCTTGGTTATGCACCATGGATTGAAAAAGCCCCTACTCTGCAAGAGAAAGTAATTGTTGCTCAAATTGTAAAAGATGAAATGAGACACGCAAGTGTTATTTATAAGCTTCTAGAAGACTTAGGAGAAGATCCTTCAAGTCACATTGAAAAAGTTGATCTTGGTTATAAGCTAGAAGAAGACGATATCAATATTGGATTCAAAAGACTCAAAGACGATTATAGAGTAAATATCTTCTACTATAATATTAAGCACTGGACTGACTTCATTCTCTTTAACTTCCTAATGGACAGAGCAGCAGGTCACCAACTAGAAGATACACTTAAGTCAAGCTACCTTCCTTGGAAAAAGGGAATTGAAGGAATTTATAAAGAAGAAGTTATGCACTTAACTCACGGTGATAAGTGGGTAAAAATTCTTGCTCTTAGAAGCGAAGAAGATAAGGCATTCTTACAAGAAAGATTAAATATCTGGTGGCCAAGAGTGATGAATGTTTTTGGTTCAACTAAGGGTAGAACTAATGATCTTTATGTAAACCTTGGATTAAAGGCAAGAACAAACGCTGAGGTTAGAGATGTATTCGTAAAAGAAATTCACGAGCTTTGTGCAAAATTTGGTCTTGTTGTTCCAGAATATAAAGAAGAAGATCAGCCAAAAAGAGACTCATAA
- a CDS encoding enoyl-CoA hydratase-related protein: MSDYQYIEIDLKDQTRVITINREEVYNALNTQAKLEIVKAIREANKNDEVKSIVLTAKGKAFCTGQDLNDRSVQAGEAPVDLGNTLETEWNPLVQSIRSSKKIVVGAINGVSAGAGLSVALACDLIYAKSGAKFISGFSKLGLAPDAGSSNTFLAALGAKKALEFFLFNEALTSEQLKEVGLVNEVCEDPFIEALEACEKINEMAPKCVELIKTNLQYAADNTFIDSLNNETYVQRFLGNSNDYKEGLNAFFEKRKPNFKGN; encoded by the coding sequence ATGAGCGATTATCAATATATTGAAATTGATTTGAAGGATCAAACAAGAGTAATCACAATAAATCGTGAAGAGGTTTATAATGCTCTAAACACTCAAGCTAAACTTGAAATTGTTAAGGCCATTCGAGAAGCTAATAAGAACGATGAAGTAAAATCAATCGTTCTCACCGCTAAAGGCAAGGCCTTTTGTACAGGTCAAGATCTCAACGATAGAAGTGTACAAGCGGGAGAAGCTCCTGTTGATTTAGGAAATACACTTGAAACCGAGTGGAATCCTTTAGTACAAAGTATTAGATCATCTAAGAAAATTGTTGTTGGTGCAATTAATGGCGTAAGTGCCGGTGCAGGACTATCAGTGGCTTTAGCATGTGACTTAATTTACGCTAAAAGTGGCGCCAAATTTATTTCAGGATTTTCTAAACTAGGACTTGCTCCAGATGCAGGAAGTTCTAATACTTTCCTAGCGGCACTAGGAGCAAAGAAAGCACTGGAATTCTTTCTCTTTAACGAAGCTCTTACGAGCGAGCAGCTTAAAGAGGTGGGACTTGTTAACGAAGTTTGCGAAGACCCATTCATTGAAGCTCTAGAGGCCTGTGAAAAAATAAATGAAATGGCCCCAAAGTGCGTTGAGCTGATCAAGACCAACTTACAATATGCAGCTGATAATACATTTATAGATAGTTTAAATAATGAAACATACGTGCAAAGATTTCTTGGTAACTCAAATGATTACAAAGAAGGTCTAAATGCATTTTTTGAAAAAAGAAAACCAAACTTCAAAGGAAATTAA
- a CDS encoding enoyl-CoA hydratase-related protein has protein sequence MNELICTHPFQNDMRVATLQLNRPKVLNAITTELLGQVITELERLESLPEVRVIIITGDERAFAAGADIQKMVDAGAIDQLNDSRMKLWRRFSLISKPIIAAVNGFALGAGHELAMACDITIAGHKAKFGQPEINIGTVPGAGGTARLTKAAGKSKSMLMALTGEMIDAQTAYDWGIVAKVVPATTLLQETFELAKKIADKSPVASRLVKDSVNKSQDMGLWDALEYERRNFYLTFASHDQKEGMNAFLEKRSPEYKGN, from the coding sequence ATGAATGAACTTATCTGCACCCACCCTTTTCAAAATGATATGAGAGTTGCCACTTTACAACTCAATAGACCAAAGGTTTTAAATGCCATAACAACAGAGCTTTTAGGCCAAGTGATTACTGAACTTGAAAGACTAGAGTCTCTACCAGAAGTAAGAGTGATAATTATTACTGGTGATGAAAGGGCCTTTGCGGCGGGCGCCGACATTCAAAAGATGGTTGATGCCGGTGCAATTGACCAGCTCAACGACTCTAGAATGAAGTTATGGCGAAGGTTTTCGCTCATAAGTAAGCCAATAATCGCAGCAGTTAATGGGTTTGCTCTTGGAGCAGGTCATGAGCTTGCGATGGCCTGTGATATTACAATTGCTGGTCATAAAGCAAAATTTGGACAGCCAGAAATAAATATTGGAACAGTTCCAGGAGCAGGGGGAACAGCGAGGCTGACTAAGGCAGCTGGTAAAAGTAAATCAATGCTCATGGCCCTCACAGGCGAAATGATAGATGCTCAAACAGCTTATGACTGGGGTATCGTCGCAAAGGTTGTTCCTGCAACGACTCTTTTACAAGAGACATTTGAATTGGCCAAGAAAATTGCTGACAAATCCCCTGTCGCTTCTAGACTTGTAAAAGATTCAGTTAATAAGTCTCAGGATATGGGACTATGGGACGCTCTAGAATATGAGAGAAGAAACTTCTATTTAACATTTGCCTCGCATGATCAAAAAGAAGGAATGAACGCATTTCTAGAAAAAAGATCTCCTGAGTATAAAGGAAACTAA
- the hppD gene encoding 4-hydroxyphenylpyruvate dioxygenase: MSSVINDKNPLGIIAVDHLEFTCESLNTPTKELFKKFGFVRTYENKELNSELFSQGQVRFLLVADKNEDSHSAQYYKAHGEGVSTMSFLVEDCEHAINTAIERGAELVRPLSKQVCEQGEYFTAAIKGFGDVLNEFVQRPRPHFRPGYTKLENDPEATPLNSRVARIDHLTNNVPKGEMEKWVKFYKDVYGFSETRYFDIKGEKTGLNSKVVQLENNAVIIPINEPEIENGKSQIQEFLDLHKGPGVQHIALTCGKILDTVPELIERGIQFLDIPHTYYEMIPERGINVEENIDELEKAKLLVDGDADGYLIQNFTQTYVGPLFFEFIQRKKNDGFGEGNFQALFDSIERDQVKRGYLK, translated from the coding sequence GTGTCTAGCGTAATAAACGATAAGAACCCACTTGGAATCATAGCCGTGGATCATTTAGAGTTCACTTGTGAGTCTCTTAATACACCTACAAAAGAATTGTTTAAAAAATTTGGTTTTGTAAGAACATACGAAAATAAAGAATTAAACTCTGAGCTATTTTCTCAGGGTCAAGTTCGCTTTCTACTTGTCGCTGACAAGAATGAAGACTCCCACTCTGCTCAATACTATAAAGCGCATGGAGAAGGTGTTTCAACAATGTCTTTTCTGGTTGAAGACTGTGAACATGCAATCAATACAGCAATTGAAAGAGGCGCCGAACTCGTTAGACCTCTTAGTAAACAAGTATGTGAACAAGGAGAATACTTCACTGCTGCCATAAAAGGTTTTGGAGATGTCCTAAACGAATTTGTTCAAAGACCACGTCCACACTTTAGACCAGGTTATACAAAACTAGAGAATGATCCAGAAGCAACGCCACTTAATAGCCGTGTTGCAAGAATTGATCACCTTACAAATAACGTCCCTAAAGGCGAGATGGAAAAGTGGGTTAAATTCTATAAGGATGTTTATGGTTTTTCTGAAACGAGATACTTTGATATTAAGGGTGAAAAAACGGGACTAAACTCAAAAGTAGTTCAGCTAGAAAATAATGCTGTTATTATTCCAATTAATGAGCCTGAGATTGAAAATGGTAAATCACAAATTCAAGAATTCTTAGATCTCCACAAAGGTCCTGGAGTACAGCATATAGCTCTAACTTGTGGAAAAATTCTCGATACTGTTCCTGAGCTAATTGAAAGAGGAATTCAATTCTTGGATATACCTCACACATATTATGAAATGATTCCTGAGCGCGGGATAAATGTTGAAGAGAATATTGATGAGTTAGAAAAGGCCAAACTATTAGTTGATGGTGATGCTGATGGATATCTCATTCAAAACTTCACGCAAACTTATGTAGGTCCGTTATTTTTTGAATTCATTCAAAGAAAGAAGAACGACGGTTTCGGAGAAGGAAACTTTCAGGCCCTTTTTGATTCAATTGAAAGAGATCAAGTGAAAAGAGGATACTTAAAGTAA
- a CDS encoding thiamine pyrophosphate-dependent enzyme, protein MSIEILNGNELIVQGGLEAGFNLYTGYPGSPLADYFNILYKRKDEFQAKGIRVAIANSEANAAAMASGAKQAGRDCLVAMKSMGLHVASDALSVGNFANPGATTIDEQTGEEIFPGVVIAVGDDPWSMSTSTPADSRYLYKHLHIPFLEPSTPQELKDWMALALQISKRTSVYQGLLLTTYMAEGGGRVEVKEHKVVDGSIKTLDPSTFDLSKNVMVPPNSLKADVSMIEERFPKVVKVLNELKLDQILGNSESKIGFISTGVVYETLKQVLEEGSLLGHFSLYKIACSYPLADAQLLDYLKGLDTLVVVEEKRGFLENELKSFCSTHDIKLKFFGKEFSSAEGFPSHGGLSYEIVLSKVKELLGVFKLDLCSDLKHEFSNLDMDLPRRLPTFCPGCPHRETLSLLKDLRSVLKDQEGLNLLSHGDVGCYSLSFLPPFKEMHNLSAMGQGGALGAGVDIFSDNPSVVLMGDSTFFHSGLTDISNSLQLGHNITYILLDNDNTAMTGHQMTPASGISVEGIKRPRQNMLSVVQGLGVTQSFEVNPSDRYFYKNLLLDIVHREGVKVIVSNKECGLTFHGRQKSIDRKTFASNKTVAKKEFYQINTSVCEDCRECVENTGCPGLTQIHGAYGTKVAIDPQICVADSYCTKIKACPSFELVEVSDYHPTKYKDSKKISVNLDSIELPKPLKSFEDIANGRDWRMVVTGVGGSGVTTISRVVSYAAVEMNGRDDLDFKFMDQKGLAQRNGNVTGHLTIFKKGQSRGAVTPLGTADLLVSPDLLDASGQLQFLGENSLAIIDKNFQIPLSILLDDGVNKPTLTETQLRAELSNTLGDRVTLSAMKSLCNDLLGKSVYASAMILGVAFQSGALPFTFENMKKAFSETIRKEELEANWQAFNLGRKVYLHGDQSVRDQYFKKSASINEVALLKKSILESFCSWQKKDFFVELFENSHKKLSTLFPNIKNTHLAHYLHDQYIYNRGVNIQDFLMEARKITEFLAEDLWPLALRTLAKTYWVKDEVFVSHQMISPLQKSLDDLAYGKLGKRYKKTFINRPGFDIFGKTIEFDISPKPWMLRTMRHFRLLRFILPAWHRKERKINQEIRAKLNEIYNLEQSQQYSALKRLENIKGYREVLYKKAELVL, encoded by the coding sequence ATGAGCATTGAAATACTTAATGGAAATGAACTTATTGTTCAAGGTGGACTTGAGGCAGGTTTTAATCTTTATACAGGTTATCCTGGATCTCCTTTGGCCGATTACTTCAATATTCTTTATAAGAGAAAAGATGAATTTCAGGCCAAAGGAATTCGTGTTGCTATTGCAAACTCTGAGGCCAATGCCGCAGCTATGGCCTCTGGAGCTAAACAGGCCGGAAGAGATTGTCTTGTTGCTATGAAATCCATGGGGCTACATGTTGCCTCTGATGCACTTTCTGTCGGAAATTTCGCTAACCCTGGCGCTACGACTATTGATGAACAAACTGGTGAAGAGATTTTTCCTGGAGTTGTTATCGCCGTTGGTGATGATCCTTGGTCTATGTCTACCTCGACACCTGCTGACTCTCGTTACTTATATAAGCACTTACATATTCCTTTTCTTGAACCTTCAACCCCTCAAGAGTTAAAAGACTGGATGGCACTTGCTCTACAAATCTCAAAGAGAACATCAGTTTATCAAGGCCTTCTGTTGACTACATATATGGCAGAAGGTGGAGGTAGAGTAGAAGTTAAAGAACATAAAGTTGTTGATGGAAGTATCAAAACACTTGATCCATCTACTTTTGATTTATCGAAGAATGTGATGGTTCCACCTAATTCACTTAAGGCCGATGTCTCTATGATTGAAGAGCGGTTTCCTAAAGTGGTAAAGGTTTTGAATGAATTAAAGCTAGACCAGATTCTTGGAAATAGTGAATCGAAAATAGGTTTTATTTCAACTGGCGTTGTTTATGAAACTCTCAAGCAAGTCTTAGAGGAAGGATCACTCTTAGGTCATTTTAGTTTATATAAAATTGCCTGTTCTTATCCTTTGGCCGACGCTCAGCTTTTAGACTACCTAAAAGGGCTCGATACACTTGTTGTTGTTGAAGAAAAAAGAGGTTTTTTAGAGAATGAGTTAAAATCATTTTGTTCTACTCACGATATAAAGTTAAAATTCTTTGGAAAAGAGTTCTCTTCTGCTGAAGGATTTCCTTCTCATGGGGGACTGAGTTATGAAATAGTTCTCTCAAAAGTAAAAGAACTTCTAGGTGTATTCAAGTTAGATCTATGTTCAGATTTAAAACACGAATTTTCAAACCTTGATATGGACTTGCCAAGAAGACTTCCTACTTTCTGTCCAGGCTGTCCTCACAGGGAAACACTTTCTCTATTAAAAGATTTGAGAAGCGTTCTTAAAGATCAAGAAGGTTTAAACTTACTCTCTCATGGAGATGTGGGTTGTTACTCCCTATCTTTTCTTCCTCCTTTTAAAGAAATGCATAACCTCTCGGCCATGGGGCAAGGTGGTGCTCTAGGAGCTGGTGTAGATATATTCTCCGATAATCCATCTGTTGTATTAATGGGAGATTCAACATTCTTTCATTCGGGATTAACTGATATCTCCAACTCTTTACAACTTGGTCATAATATAACGTATATACTTTTAGATAATGATAATACTGCAATGACCGGTCATCAAATGACTCCAGCATCAGGAATTTCTGTTGAAGGAATTAAAAGACCACGTCAAAATATGTTATCTGTAGTTCAAGGTTTAGGTGTTACTCAATCATTTGAAGTTAATCCAAGTGATCGCTACTTTTATAAAAATCTTCTCTTAGATATCGTTCATAGAGAAGGAGTTAAAGTTATAGTTTCTAATAAAGAATGTGGCCTGACCTTTCATGGAAGACAAAAGTCTATTGATAGAAAAACTTTTGCTTCTAATAAAACTGTTGCAAAAAAAGAGTTTTATCAAATAAATACTTCTGTCTGCGAAGACTGTAGAGAGTGTGTTGAAAATACTGGGTGTCCAGGACTGACTCAGATCCATGGGGCCTATGGAACAAAGGTTGCTATTGATCCTCAAATTTGTGTCGCCGATAGTTACTGTACTAAGATTAAAGCTTGTCCAAGCTTTGAGCTTGTTGAAGTTTCGGACTATCATCCTACAAAGTACAAAGATTCTAAGAAAATTAGTGTGAATCTTGATTCAATTGAACTTCCAAAACCTTTAAAGTCTTTTGAAGATATAGCTAACGGTCGCGACTGGAGAATGGTTGTGACTGGAGTAGGTGGAAGTGGTGTGACTACAATCTCTAGAGTTGTATCCTATGCTGCTGTTGAGATGAATGGTCGCGATGATTTAGATTTTAAATTTATGGACCAAAAGGGATTGGCCCAACGTAACGGTAACGTCACTGGGCACTTAACAATTTTTAAGAAAGGACAGTCCCGTGGTGCAGTTACGCCACTTGGTACTGCAGATCTTCTCGTCTCTCCAGACTTACTAGATGCTAGTGGGCAACTCCAATTTTTAGGAGAGAACTCTTTAGCAATTATTGATAAGAATTTTCAAATACCTCTTTCAATTCTTTTAGATGACGGCGTAAATAAGCCAACTTTGACTGAGACACAGCTAAGAGCGGAGCTATCAAATACTCTGGGTGATAGAGTCACATTATCTGCTATGAAAAGCCTGTGTAATGATCTTCTAGGAAAGAGTGTGTATGCTTCGGCAATGATTCTTGGAGTGGCGTTTCAAAGTGGAGCTCTCCCGTTTACTTTTGAAAATATGAAAAAGGCCTTTAGCGAAACAATTCGAAAAGAAGAGCTTGAGGCCAATTGGCAGGCATTCAATTTAGGTCGTAAAGTCTATCTTCATGGAGATCAATCTGTGAGAGATCAATACTTTAAGAAATCGGCCTCTATTAACGAAGTTGCTTTACTCAAAAAGAGTATTTTAGAATCTTTTTGTTCATGGCAAAAGAAAGACTTTTTTGTAGAGCTCTTTGAAAATTCACATAAGAAATTGTCTACGTTATTTCCTAATATTAAGAATACGCACTTGGCCCACTATTTACATGATCAATATATTTATAATCGTGGTGTAAATATTCAAGACTTCTTGATGGAGGCCAGAAAAATTACTGAATTTCTAGCTGAAGACCTTTGGCCTTTGGCCCTTAGAACTCTAGCGAAAACATACTGGGTTAAAGACGAGGTCTTTGTTTCGCATCAAATGATATCTCCGCTACAAAAAAGTCTTGATGATCTTGCTTATGGTAAATTAGGTAAGCGTTACAAGAAAACTTTTATAAATAGACCTGGTTTTGATATTTTTGGGAAAACTATTGAATTTGATATTTCTCCTAAACCTTGGATGCTTAGAACCATGAGGCATTTTAGGCTTCTACGTTTTATTCTTCCGGCCTGGCATAGAAAAGAACGTAAGATCAATCAAGAGATTAGAGCTAAGTTAAATGAAATATATAATTTAGAACAATCACAGCAATATAGTGCTCTGAAGAGATTAGAAAATATTAAAGGCTATAGAGAAGTACTTTACAAGAAAGCTGAGCTAGTTCTGTGA
- a CDS encoding MBL fold metallo-hydrolase, with amino-acid sequence MRESVSAIFVFEDEVFSIQRQNYLSVFPGYCAFPGGKVDKEDSNVALVSHDLFADKESYQLNALFREVSEELNFDVLANLNRIVSIDMIGIAITPEFNPYRFKNFYFRITLNEKVSFVVDEGEAKSARWSKAHELLERYERAEILAVPPAVKLFKALDRDIQFSHSIDLSLEHDPATETPMIESLYGVKQFLPLSHTFPPANRTNCFLIGDKHSVLIDPSPKDEIELAKLKNHLSKFQVNEIFLTHHHPDHHEHSVELAKFYDVKIGLSLDTHTRILSKHGQDYFQNLELNYYKEGDILTQSLGQDVLVYEVPGHDEGQLALAPRNLNWFIVGDLIQSVGTVVIGAPEGDMSKYFNSLEKVIKLAPRFVIPSHGIALGGVHKLKMTLKHRKMREEKIRSLLEHSHTNEEILDIIYEGLDKRLTPYALKTIEAHIVKIKSELT; translated from the coding sequence GTGAGAGAGTCGGTTAGTGCAATATTCGTCTTTGAAGATGAAGTCTTTTCAATTCAGAGACAGAATTACTTATCCGTATTCCCTGGATATTGTGCTTTTCCTGGGGGAAAGGTCGATAAAGAAGACTCTAATGTAGCATTAGTTTCCCATGATCTTTTTGCAGATAAAGAAAGTTATCAACTAAATGCTCTGTTTAGAGAAGTAAGTGAAGAGCTTAATTTTGATGTACTAGCTAATTTAAATCGTATTGTTTCCATTGATATGATCGGTATTGCGATTACTCCTGAGTTTAATCCATATCGATTTAAAAACTTTTACTTTAGAATAACTCTTAATGAGAAAGTATCATTTGTTGTTGATGAAGGAGAGGCAAAGAGTGCAAGGTGGTCAAAGGCACATGAACTTTTAGAGAGATATGAAAGAGCTGAGATTTTGGCCGTACCTCCTGCCGTAAAGCTTTTTAAGGCCCTTGATAGAGATATACAATTTTCTCACTCTATTGATTTGTCCCTTGAACATGATCCAGCAACTGAAACGCCTATGATTGAAAGTCTCTACGGTGTTAAGCAGTTCTTGCCATTGTCTCATACATTTCCACCTGCAAATAGAACGAATTGCTTTTTAATAGGGGATAAACACTCTGTCTTAATTGATCCGTCTCCAAAAGATGAAATTGAATTAGCTAAATTGAAGAATCACTTATCTAAGTTTCAGGTTAACGAGATTTTCCTAACTCATCATCATCCTGATCATCATGAACATAGTGTTGAATTAGCAAAGTTTTACGATGTTAAAATTGGTCTAAGCTTAGATACACATACTAGAATTCTCAGTAAACACGGCCAAGACTACTTTCAGAATTTAGAGCTTAACTACTATAAAGAAGGAGATATTCTTACTCAATCTCTCGGTCAAGATGTTCTAGTTTATGAAGTTCCAGGACATGATGAAGGTCAACTTGCATTGGCACCAAGAAATCTGAACTGGTTTATAGTAGGAGATCTTATCCAATCAGTTGGTACTGTTGTTATTGGTGCCCCTGAAGGTGATATGAGTAAGTACTTTAACAGTTTAGAAAAAGTTATTAAACTTGCTCCAAGATTTGTTATTCCTTCTCATGGTATAGCTTTAGGTGGAGTTCATAAATTAAAGATGACGTTAAAGCACCGAAAGATGCGCGAAGAAAAGATTCGCTCTTTACTAGAGCACTCACATACAAATGAAGAAATTCTTGATATCATTTATGAAGGGCTAGATAAGAGACTAACACCATATGCTCTTAAAACTATTGAGGCCCATATAGTTAAAATTAAGTCAGAATTAACCTAA
- a CDS encoding carboxyl transferase domain-containing protein, producing the protein MDVLNTRIDTHSSEFSDNKEFHLSLRSEFLKKIDHVKLGGGQKYVDRHHSREKLLPRERIEKILDEGSAFLELSSLAAQDMYGTDVPSAGVVTGIGRVHGVECMFVANDATVKGGTYFPMTVKKHLRAQEIALENRLPCIYLVDSGGAFLPMQDEVFPDREHFGRIFYNQAQMSSKGIPQIAVVLGSCTAGGAYVPAMADESVIVKGNGTIFLGGPPLVKAATGEEVSAEELGGAHVHTHESGVADHFAENEEEALIITRNIIENLNYVSAGVLSGQKVTKSYLAPKYPVEEIYGILPKDTKKPFDIREIISRIVDDSQFHEFKEKYGTTLVTGFANIHGHKVGIVANNGILFSESAQKGAHFIELCGQRKIPLVFLQNITGFMIGKKYESEGIAKHGAKMVTAVSTVQVPKFTVIIGGSFGAGNYGMCGRAYQPRFLWMWPNARISVMGGEQAAGVLTTVRQDGLRISGKKEMTSAEVEKFQAPILEKYETEGSAYYSTARLWDDGIIDPAHTRDILGLAISSSLNAPIEESKFGVFRM; encoded by the coding sequence ATGGATGTTTTAAACACTCGAATTGATACTCACTCTAGTGAGTTTTCTGACAATAAAGAATTTCACTTATCACTACGATCTGAATTCTTAAAAAAAATTGATCATGTCAAATTAGGTGGAGGTCAAAAATATGTTGATCGTCATCACTCTAGGGAAAAACTCCTACCAAGAGAGAGAATTGAGAAGATCTTAGATGAAGGCTCTGCCTTTTTAGAACTGTCCTCTCTTGCTGCTCAAGATATGTACGGAACAGACGTTCCAAGTGCTGGGGTTGTGACTGGTATCGGAAGAGTACATGGTGTTGAGTGTATGTTCGTTGCCAATGATGCTACAGTTAAAGGTGGAACTTATTTTCCAATGACTGTTAAGAAACATCTTCGTGCTCAAGAGATAGCTCTTGAAAATAGACTTCCTTGTATCTATCTTGTTGACTCAGGTGGGGCATTCTTACCAATGCAAGATGAAGTATTTCCCGATCGTGAACATTTTGGAAGAATTTTCTATAATCAAGCTCAAATGTCTTCCAAGGGCATTCCTCAAATTGCTGTTGTTCTAGGTTCATGTACTGCTGGAGGAGCTTATGTTCCAGCTATGGCAGACGAATCAGTTATTGTAAAAGGTAATGGAACTATTTTTCTTGGAGGACCTCCTTTAGTAAAAGCAGCTACAGGTGAAGAGGTAAGTGCAGAAGAGTTAGGTGGGGCCCATGTTCACACTCATGAGTCTGGTGTTGCTGATCACTTCGCTGAAAATGAAGAAGAAGCACTTATTATTACTCGTAATATTATTGAAAATTTAAACTACGTTTCAGCAGGTGTTCTTAGTGGACAAAAAGTTACTAAGAGCTATCTTGCTCCAAAATATCCCGTTGAAGAAATTTATGGAATTCTCCCTAAGGATACTAAGAAGCCATTTGATATTCGCGAAATCATTTCTCGCATAGTTGATGATTCACAGTTTCACGAGTTTAAAGAAAAGTATGGGACGACTCTTGTTACAGGTTTTGCAAATATTCATGGGCATAAAGTTGGTATCGTGGCCAATAATGGTATCTTATTTAGTGAAAGTGCCCAAAAAGGTGCTCACTTTATTGAGCTGTGCGGACAAAGAAAAATTCCACTAGTATTTTTACAAAATATCACTGGCTTCATGATTGGGAAGAAGTACGAAAGTGAAGGTATCGCTAAGCATGGGGCCAAAATGGTTACCGCCGTTTCAACGGTTCAAGTTCCAAAATTTACAGTTATCATTGGTGGCTCATTTGGAGCTGGAAATTATGGTATGTGTGGAAGAGCTTATCAACCAAGATTTCTTTGGATGTGGCCAAATGCTAGAATTTCAGTGATGGGTGGAGAGCAAGCCGCAGGAGTTTTAACAACTGTTAGGCAAGATGGGTTAAGAATTTCTGGAAAGAAAGAAATGACATCTGCTGAAGTTGAAAAATTTCAAGCACCGATCCTAGAAAAGTATGAGACAGAAGGTAGTGCCTATTATTCAACAGCTCGCCTATGGGATGATGGGATTATTGACCCTGCTCATACGAGAGATATCTTAGGACTAGCAATTAGCTCTTCATTAAATGCGCCAATTGAAGAGAGTAAATTCGGCGTGTTTAGAATGTAG